Proteins from a genomic interval of Candidatus Binataceae bacterium:
- the selB gene encoding selenocysteine-specific translation elongation factor gives MASPVTHAIIGTAGHIDHGKTALIKALTGQETDRLKEEKERGISIDLGFAYFTLPDGTRAGIVDVPGHERFIRNMLAGAHGIDLVLFTIAADDGVMPQSEEHLDILHLLGTHRGIFVITKADLVNAARLREVREEIELLADGTSLAGSPILEVSSISGAGIDALRGEIVRALDGFEARRATGVFRLPLDRAFTIKGHGTVVTGTAMGADVQVGQKLRALPGGEEMRVRSIQVHSESVDRAGLCQRVALNLSGTEKIDLGRGDVLADERLDFTTARFDAWLEIRPAAKRALKNNQRVRLFIATAETIARAIMLGDNATIEPKSSGLVQLVCDGEVVALGGDRFVIRDETNSRTLGGGVVLNPLGRRSRKPLDEYRANLTILREAGGADAFEALLNLQETFALSPARAAVLMNRPPREADEAFKDPRFIRFSMGDEEGFTTRSKWEELKRSAQTAIAEHHKAEPLAPGLEMEALRARLPFQVAARAFRPVIDRLVRECDLVREENVLRLKSHRVQLGGQAGELGAKVEEALAQAAFQPPELKQLAESLKLPPSEVPRLRSVIAAMEREGRVARIATDLYFARSALDAARTKLDEHFRTHPEITAATFRDLLGASRKFSIALLDYFDHAGVTLRVGDVRRPRAKS, from the coding sequence ATGGCATCGCCAGTCACCCACGCCATCATCGGCACCGCCGGTCATATCGATCACGGCAAGACCGCGCTCATCAAGGCGCTCACGGGACAGGAAACCGACCGGCTCAAGGAAGAGAAGGAGCGCGGGATCTCGATCGATCTCGGTTTCGCGTATTTCACGCTGCCCGACGGCACTCGCGCGGGGATCGTCGATGTCCCCGGTCACGAGCGTTTCATCCGCAACATGCTCGCGGGCGCGCACGGTATCGATCTCGTGCTCTTCACGATCGCGGCCGACGACGGCGTGATGCCGCAGAGCGAGGAGCATCTGGACATCCTGCACCTGCTTGGCACGCATCGCGGAATATTCGTGATCACCAAGGCGGACCTTGTCAATGCGGCGCGGCTTCGCGAAGTCCGCGAAGAGATCGAGCTACTGGCTGACGGCACGAGCCTTGCGGGGTCGCCGATTCTCGAGGTCTCGTCGATCAGTGGCGCGGGAATAGATGCGCTCCGCGGCGAGATCGTGCGCGCGCTCGATGGCTTCGAGGCACGGCGCGCCACGGGCGTGTTCAGGTTGCCGCTCGATCGCGCGTTCACGATCAAGGGCCACGGCACGGTAGTCACCGGTACGGCGATGGGCGCTGATGTGCAGGTCGGGCAGAAGCTCCGCGCTTTGCCGGGCGGCGAAGAGATGCGCGTGCGATCGATCCAGGTTCATTCGGAGTCGGTCGATCGCGCGGGACTATGCCAGCGCGTTGCGCTGAATCTCTCGGGCACGGAGAAGATCGATCTCGGACGCGGTGACGTACTCGCCGACGAGCGGCTCGATTTCACGACCGCGCGCTTCGACGCGTGGCTGGAGATTCGGCCTGCGGCGAAGCGCGCGCTCAAGAACAATCAGCGCGTGCGCTTGTTTATCGCGACCGCTGAGACGATCGCGCGGGCAATCATGCTCGGCGACAACGCGACGATTGAGCCCAAATCATCGGGACTCGTGCAGCTCGTATGCGACGGCGAGGTGGTTGCGCTGGGCGGCGATCGCTTCGTTATCCGCGATGAAACCAACTCGCGGACCTTGGGCGGCGGTGTCGTGCTGAATCCGCTCGGGCGCCGATCGCGCAAGCCGCTCGACGAGTATCGCGCCAACCTCACGATACTTCGCGAGGCCGGCGGCGCCGACGCGTTCGAAGCCCTCCTCAATTTGCAGGAGACGTTCGCGCTCTCGCCGGCCCGCGCCGCGGTGCTAATGAATCGCCCGCCGCGCGAGGCTGACGAGGCGTTCAAGGATCCGCGCTTCATCAGATTTTCGATGGGCGACGAAGAAGGCTTCACCACCCGCAGCAAGTGGGAGGAATTGAAACGCAGCGCGCAGACCGCGATCGCGGAGCATCATAAGGCGGAGCCGCTGGCGCCCGGGCTCGAGATGGAAGCGCTGCGCGCGCGATTACCTTTCCAGGTTGCGGCGCGCGCGTTTCGTCCGGTGATCGATCGCCTGGTCCGCGAGTGCGATCTCGTACGCGAGGAGAACGTGCTGCGGCTCAAATCGCATCGCGTGCAGCTCGGAGGTCAGGCGGGCGAGCTGGGGGCCAAAGTCGAAGAAGCGCTCGCGCAGGCGGCGTTCCAACCTCCCGAGCTGAAGCAGCTCGCGGAATCATTGAAGCTCCCGCCCTCTGAGGTACCGCGCCTGCGCTCGGTGATCGCCGCGATGGAACGCGAGGGACGCGTCGCCCGGATTGCCACCGATTTGTACTTCGCGCGCTCGGCGCTCGACGCCGCGCGAACAAAGCTCGACGAGCATTTCCGCACCCATCCGGAAATTACCGCGGCGACCTTTCGCGATTTGCTGGGCGCATCGCGCAAGTTCTCGATCGCGCTGCTGGATTATTTCGATCACGCCGGCGTGACGCTGCGTGTCGGCGACGTCCGCCGTCCGCGCGCGAAATCCTGA
- a CDS encoding CoA transferase — MKTALAGTSVLEFDSHLGAAYAAMLLAEQGARVLRVERPEGSSFGGTPHYHVLNRSKDSIVLDFASSASRGRIAEFVRAADIIVTGSVPARLAELGLDYESISKLNPRAIVLSISPLGGKGPDANVDADEDLVAARGGISGSQWARSGNPVPLVFPAASYSAGVMGATGAAAALIARGRDGRGQLVEASLLAGAFSLQTGSILRHDKMTTLYHGPQDPLGPIPVYRLFEASDGKFIFAACGNATFWGKFAIAIDRPDLVGDERFENAPWGVPGEHWQALKDIIEPIIKTRPRHEWLRILREADVPNAPVMTRQEFIDDPQTRALGMRQELDDPALGATVQMGQPVFLNDTPSSIKNPAREPRNDRAAAEWLREAAKDHAPTRSADTKAPLDGVVVLDFASYIAGSYGPMILAQLGATVIKIESLEGDSFRHFGFGFLGWNQGKRGLSLDLTSREGLEIVHELARRADVVVENLRPGRMKRFGLDYESLAAINPRIIVMSVNAFGNRGPEHNQPGFDPLLQARSGVMTAQGGPHSHPVYLTCAICDYGAAMLSAYGCVLALKAREATGRGQFCETSLLQSSMAFQAGEFIFYKGRPDMENGNPERRGDSAIVRAYKCRDDGWLFISIKHPSEWEALRKTIADLPAMPFESAANEQAHAAEENLATHLAAAFSMMDRAAALDLLKRAGIPATAIQYARDLFNDPQVLANELIAELPHSQWGRIWQTGALIKFSATPPPIDRAAPLLGEHTSEILRDFLGYDDAKLTSLRERRIIK; from the coding sequence ATGAAAACCGCACTCGCAGGAACGTCGGTACTGGAATTCGATTCCCATCTCGGCGCCGCTTACGCCGCGATGCTGCTCGCCGAGCAGGGCGCGCGCGTGCTGCGCGTCGAGCGCCCGGAAGGCTCGAGCTTTGGCGGCACGCCGCACTATCACGTGCTCAATCGTTCCAAGGACTCGATCGTGCTCGACTTCGCATCGAGCGCCTCGCGCGGCCGTATCGCCGAGTTCGTCCGCGCCGCCGACATTATTGTTACTGGCTCCGTTCCGGCGCGGCTCGCCGAGCTCGGTCTCGACTACGAATCGATCAGCAAGTTGAACCCGCGCGCGATCGTGCTGAGCATCTCGCCGCTCGGCGGCAAGGGTCCCGACGCCAACGTCGATGCCGACGAAGACCTGGTCGCGGCGCGCGGCGGAATCTCGGGCTCGCAATGGGCGCGCAGCGGAAATCCCGTGCCGCTGGTCTTTCCCGCGGCGAGTTATTCCGCTGGCGTGATGGGCGCGACGGGAGCTGCGGCGGCGCTCATCGCGCGCGGACGCGACGGCCGCGGCCAGCTCGTCGAAGCGTCTCTACTGGCGGGCGCATTCTCGCTCCAGACCGGCAGCATCCTGCGCCACGATAAAATGACCACGCTCTATCACGGCCCGCAGGATCCACTCGGACCGATTCCAGTCTATCGATTGTTCGAGGCGTCCGACGGCAAGTTCATCTTCGCCGCGTGCGGCAACGCGACCTTCTGGGGCAAGTTCGCAATCGCGATCGATCGCCCCGACCTGGTCGGCGACGAGCGCTTCGAAAACGCGCCGTGGGGTGTTCCCGGCGAACACTGGCAGGCGCTCAAGGACATTATCGAGCCGATCATCAAGACCAGGCCGCGCCACGAATGGCTCCGCATCCTGCGCGAGGCCGACGTGCCCAACGCGCCCGTGATGACGCGGCAGGAGTTCATCGACGATCCGCAGACGCGCGCGCTCGGGATGCGCCAGGAGCTCGACGATCCCGCGCTGGGCGCCACGGTGCAGATGGGCCAGCCGGTATTTCTGAACGACACGCCGAGCTCGATCAAAAATCCCGCGCGCGAGCCGCGCAACGATCGCGCCGCCGCCGAATGGCTTCGCGAGGCGGCAAAGGATCACGCGCCAACGCGATCGGCAGACACGAAAGCGCCGCTCGATGGCGTCGTGGTGCTGGATTTCGCGAGCTACATTGCGGGCTCATACGGTCCGATGATCCTCGCCCAACTCGGCGCGACGGTGATCAAGATCGAAAGCCTCGAGGGCGATTCGTTTCGCCATTTCGGTTTCGGCTTTCTCGGATGGAACCAGGGCAAGCGCGGCCTCTCGCTCGATCTCACGTCGCGCGAAGGCCTCGAGATCGTACACGAGCTCGCGCGGCGCGCCGATGTCGTCGTCGAGAATCTGCGGCCCGGCCGCATGAAGCGCTTCGGCCTCGACTACGAAAGCCTCGCCGCGATCAACCCGCGCATCATCGTGATGTCGGTCAACGCGTTCGGCAATCGCGGCCCGGAGCATAATCAGCCGGGGTTCGATCCGCTGCTCCAGGCGCGCTCGGGCGTGATGACGGCGCAGGGCGGACCGCATTCGCATCCGGTGTATCTGACCTGCGCGATCTGCGACTACGGCGCCGCGATGCTGTCGGCATACGGATGCGTGCTGGCGTTGAAAGCGCGCGAGGCGACGGGCCGCGGACAGTTCTGCGAGACCTCGCTGTTGCAATCGTCGATGGCGTTCCAGGCGGGCGAGTTCATCTTTTATAAGGGCCGCCCCGACATGGAGAACGGCAATCCCGAACGCCGTGGCGACTCCGCGATCGTGCGCGCCTACAAGTGCCGCGACGACGGATGGCTGTTCATTTCGATAAAGCACCCGTCAGAGTGGGAAGCACTGCGCAAAACAATCGCCGATCTCCCGGCGATGCCGTTCGAGTCGGCCGCGAACGAGCAGGCCCACGCCGCCGAAGAAAATCTCGCCACGCACCTCGCAGCCGCGTTCTCAATGATGGATCGTGCCGCGGCGCTCGACCTGCTGAAGCGTGCCGGCATTCCCGCGACAGCGATTCAATACGCACGCGATCTCTTTAACGATCCTCAGGTGCTCGCCAACGAGCTGATCGCCGAGCTGCCGCATTCGCAATGGGGCCGCATCTGGCAAACCGGCGCCCTTATCAAGTTCAGCGCAACGCCACCGCCAATCGATCGCGCCGCCCCGCTGCTCGGCGAGCACACGAGCGAAATCCTGCGCGATTTCCTTGGCTACGATGACGCGAAGTTAACATCATTGCGCGAGCGCCGAATCATCAAATAG
- the pstS gene encoding phosphate ABC transporter substrate-binding protein PstS, translating to MRKPRLLLLAATFLALGGIFAAAHADLLINGAGATFPYPIYSKWFDVYAKENPGVRFNYQSIGSGGGIRMLSNRTVDVGASDAPLTDEQLSAAPGKILHFPSVMGAVVIAYNLPGFTGTLKLTGPIVADIFSGAITKWDDDKIKAVNPGATIPSTDIVTCHRSDGSGTSYIFTDYLSKVSDSWKTDVGKGTSVKWPSGLGGKGNEGVTALVQQTPGGVGYVELIYALHNNIPYATLQNKAGNWIVPSLDGVTAAAASMADQIPADFRVSITDAPGPQAYPISSFTYLLVYQQQKNKDVGDAIKKFLGWALTTGQQYAAPLKYAPLPAAVVQKEQAQIGMIQIQ from the coding sequence ATGCGAAAACCAAGACTGCTGCTGCTTGCTGCTACTTTCCTGGCCCTCGGCGGAATTTTTGCGGCGGCTCACGCCGATCTTTTGATCAACGGCGCGGGCGCAACCTTCCCGTATCCAATTTACTCGAAATGGTTCGACGTGTACGCCAAGGAAAATCCCGGCGTGCGGTTCAACTACCAGTCAATCGGCTCCGGCGGCGGCATCCGGATGCTGTCGAATCGCACCGTCGATGTCGGCGCGAGCGATGCGCCGCTAACCGACGAGCAGCTCTCTGCGGCGCCCGGCAAGATCCTGCATTTCCCCTCGGTGATGGGCGCGGTCGTTATCGCGTATAACTTGCCCGGTTTTACCGGAACGTTGAAGCTCACCGGTCCGATCGTTGCCGATATATTTTCCGGCGCAATTACGAAGTGGGACGATGACAAGATAAAGGCCGTCAATCCCGGCGCGACGATTCCTTCCACCGACATCGTGACCTGCCATCGTTCCGACGGCAGCGGCACCTCGTACATCTTCACCGACTATCTGTCGAAGGTGAGCGACTCCTGGAAGACCGATGTGGGCAAGGGCACGTCGGTGAAGTGGCCGTCGGGCCTCGGCGGCAAAGGCAACGAGGGCGTGACCGCGCTGGTCCAGCAGACTCCCGGGGGTGTTGGCTACGTCGAGTTGATCTACGCGCTCCACAACAACATCCCGTACGCGACGCTGCAGAACAAGGCGGGCAACTGGATTGTGCCGAGCCTCGACGGCGTAACGGCGGCGGCAGCCTCGATGGCGGATCAGATCCCGGCCGACTTCCGCGTGTCGATCACGGATGCGCCCGGACCGCAGGCCTATCCGATCTCCTCGTTCACTTATCTGCTGGTCTATCAGCAGCAGAAGAACAAGGACGTGGGCGACGCGATCAAGAAGTTCCTGGGCTGGGCGCTCACGACGGGTCAGCAATATGCGGCACCCCTGAAGTACGCTCCGCTGCCTGCGGCGGTGGTGCAGAAGGAGCAGGCGCAGATCGGCATGATCCAGATTCAGTAG
- a CDS encoding ATP-dependent helicase: MADKVIYLREPKAPPTDERNFKIKYAELLNSAQLEAVRHREGPLLVIAGAGSGKTRTLIYRVARLIESGVPPGAILLLTFTRRASQEMLRRAEQLVGDRAGAVAGGTFHSFANTVLRRHGNAMGLKPNFTILDRADMEDVVNLLRTRLGLGSRERRFPKKSTIAEVISMARNKRRELDEEIETDFPHLIEHKTEILQLAAKYEEYKRERGLLDYDDLLYRLAELLQQYPNIRKRIAESYRFIMIDEYQDTNLIQAELVRLLAMDHHNVMAVGDDAQSIYSFRGANFRNIMDFPALFPGAKLVKLEENYRSLQGILDVANDLISRAGEKYTKALFTGRRGEFRPLLVRAQDEHMQSRFVAQRILELREEGVELNEIAVLFRSSFHSFDLELEMQRRDIPFIKRGGFKFIETAHIKDVLAHLRVVANPTDAVSWLRILMLVKGIGHRTAERSVDAIVSAERPEDALAKMGGTRAGSESGLKRLAGLFQVLRGEGQRPAEQIASTLEYYLPLMREAYPDDHPKRERDLEHFQNLTERYRSLESMLADMALEPPTDSLDGVLSTEPEEGYVTLSTIHSAKGLEWKVVFLIWAADGRFPGPMSVGPEEIEEERRLMYVASTRARDELYLSYPIYMFDRTFGHVMGRASRFLEDVPPDLLPTATLQESEDN; this comes from the coding sequence GTGGCCGACAAGGTCATATATCTGCGCGAGCCGAAGGCGCCGCCTACCGACGAGCGCAATTTCAAGATCAAATACGCGGAGCTGTTGAACTCGGCGCAGCTTGAAGCGGTGCGTCATCGCGAGGGTCCGCTGCTCGTGATCGCCGGCGCGGGCTCCGGCAAGACACGCACGCTCATCTATCGGGTCGCGCGGCTTATCGAGAGCGGCGTGCCGCCCGGCGCGATCCTGTTGCTGACGTTCACGCGGCGCGCATCGCAGGAGATGCTCCGGCGCGCGGAGCAGCTCGTCGGCGATCGCGCGGGCGCAGTTGCAGGCGGCACTTTTCATTCGTTCGCCAATACCGTGCTGCGCCGCCATGGCAACGCGATGGGCCTCAAGCCGAATTTCACCATCCTCGATCGCGCCGACATGGAGGACGTCGTCAACCTGCTCCGCACTCGCCTCGGCCTCGGCTCGCGCGAGCGGCGCTTTCCGAAGAAGAGCACGATCGCCGAAGTGATCAGCATGGCGCGCAACAAGCGGCGCGAGCTGGACGAAGAAATCGAGACCGATTTTCCGCACCTGATCGAGCACAAGACGGAAATCCTGCAACTCGCCGCGAAGTACGAAGAATACAAGCGCGAGCGCGGCCTGCTCGACTACGATGATCTGCTCTATCGGCTCGCCGAGCTGCTCCAGCAGTATCCGAATATCCGCAAGCGTATCGCGGAGAGCTACCGCTTCATCATGATCGACGAGTACCAGGACACCAACCTGATCCAGGCCGAGCTGGTGCGGCTGCTCGCGATGGATCATCACAATGTGATGGCGGTCGGCGATGACGCGCAGTCAATTTATTCGTTTCGCGGCGCGAACTTCCGCAACATCATGGATTTCCCGGCGCTCTTTCCCGGCGCCAAGCTGGTCAAGCTCGAGGAGAATTATCGCTCGCTGCAGGGAATTCTCGACGTCGCCAACGACCTGATTTCGCGCGCCGGTGAGAAATACACCAAGGCGCTATTCACCGGGCGGCGCGGCGAGTTCCGCCCGCTGCTGGTGCGCGCACAGGACGAACACATGCAGTCACGTTTCGTCGCGCAGCGCATCCTCGAATTGCGCGAGGAAGGCGTCGAGCTCAACGAAATCGCGGTGCTGTTCCGCTCGAGCTTTCATTCGTTCGACCTCGAACTCGAGATGCAGCGGCGGGACATCCCGTTTATCAAGCGCGGCGGCTTCAAGTTTATCGAGACCGCGCACATCAAAGACGTGCTCGCGCATCTGCGCGTTGTCGCGAATCCGACGGACGCCGTGTCGTGGCTGCGCATACTGATGCTGGTGAAGGGGATAGGCCATCGCACGGCGGAGCGTTCGGTCGACGCGATCGTCAGTGCGGAGCGGCCTGAAGATGCGCTGGCGAAGATGGGCGGCACGCGCGCTGGCTCTGAGAGCGGTCTGAAGCGCCTCGCAGGATTGTTCCAGGTGCTGCGCGGCGAGGGCCAGCGACCCGCGGAACAGATCGCATCGACGCTCGAATACTACTTGCCGCTGATGCGCGAGGCCTATCCCGACGACCATCCGAAGCGCGAGCGCGACCTCGAGCATTTCCAGAATCTGACGGAGCGCTATCGTTCGCTCGAATCGATGCTCGCCGACATGGCGCTCGAGCCGCCAACCGATTCGCTCGACGGCGTGTTATCAACGGAACCCGAAGAAGGCTACGTCACCCTCAGCACGATCCATTCCGCCAAAGGTCTCGAATGGAAAGTGGTCTTTCTGATTTGGGCCGCAGACGGCCGCTTCCCCGGTCCAATGAGCGTAGGCCCCGAAGAAATCGAAGAAGAACGTCGCCTGATGTACGTGGCCTCAACCAGAGCCCGCGACGAACTCTACCTCTCGTACCCCATCTACATGTTCGACCGCACTTTCGGTCACGTAATGGGCCGCGCCTCAAGATTCCTGGAAGATGTCCCGCCCGATTTGCTCCCCACGGCGACGCTGCAGGAGTCCGAGGACAACTGA
- a CDS encoding LLM class flavin-dependent oxidoreductase, with product MKQVKVGVGFGLWRLGMPSADELVRVAARAEDWGLDSFWLSDHLLAPSPELDVVATLSMLAAHTSRMKLGPSVLLLNLRHPLMVAKAFASLDYLSGGRMVMAVGTGANVADYALCGVPAESRGKRLDEGIEVLRAVWKNRKASYHGKFFNFDDVTIEPRPTPRTNNESGTMDIWVGGKSDGALKRTARLADGFFASFQTPDEYATSINKIREYAAGYGRANARIEAGLILLCRIAGSREKALDEMKPMLAAMGRGAEQFLERSVFGSPEDVIGRLSEYTQHGLDKFVLWPIAEPSAWPRQIELIGREIASHYARAS from the coding sequence ATGAAGCAGGTCAAGGTTGGCGTTGGCTTCGGCCTCTGGCGCCTCGGGATGCCATCGGCGGACGAACTCGTCCGCGTCGCCGCGCGCGCCGAGGACTGGGGTCTCGATTCGTTCTGGCTCTCCGATCATCTTCTCGCGCCCTCACCCGAATTAGACGTAGTCGCGACGCTTTCCATGCTCGCCGCACATACGTCGCGCATGAAACTCGGCCCGAGCGTCCTGCTGCTCAACCTCAGGCATCCGCTGATGGTCGCCAAGGCATTCGCCTCGCTTGATTACCTCTCGGGGGGCCGGATGGTGATGGCGGTCGGCACCGGCGCGAACGTCGCCGACTATGCGCTCTGCGGCGTGCCGGCGGAATCGCGGGGCAAGCGGCTCGACGAAGGAATCGAGGTGCTGCGCGCGGTCTGGAAGAATCGCAAGGCGAGCTATCACGGAAAATTCTTCAACTTCGATGACGTCACGATCGAGCCGCGCCCCACGCCGCGTACTAACAACGAATCGGGCACGATGGACATCTGGGTCGGCGGCAAATCCGACGGCGCGCTCAAGCGCACCGCCCGCCTGGCCGACGGCTTTTTCGCTTCGTTCCAGACGCCCGACGAATACGCGACCAGTATCAATAAGATTCGCGAGTATGCTGCCGGTTACGGCCGCGCCAACGCGCGTATCGAGGCGGGCCTCATCCTACTCTGCCGCATTGCGGGCTCGCGCGAGAAGGCGCTCGATGAAATGAAGCCGATGCTCGCTGCGATGGGCCGCGGCGCCGAGCAGTTCCTCGAGCGCTCGGTGTTCGGCTCGCCCGAGGATGTCATCGGCCGCCTCAGCGAGTACACGCAGCACGGCCTCGACAAGTTCGTGCTGTGGCCGATCGCGGAGCCCTCGGCATGGCCGCGGCAGATCGAGCTCATCGGACGAGAGATTGCCTCGCACTACGCACGTGCATCGTAA
- a CDS encoding MBL fold metallo-hydrolase: MNAIPARDTSVNVTILGSGDAFASGGRAQSAYIIDAGGVRILLEAGPDVLRLLKAANIPPDSIDLLIISHLHGDHIAGLPFLMLEYMWESPPKRPLTVIGPRHLEERVNGLVRLLYPNADLSKPGKKATGSELAKKLKFFVLEPGKRVRARNVTIGAIRSPHTKPDISLSLRIGINGKTIVFSGDSGWNDALPEFVRGADLFLCECTYFESKHLTFHLNYPELAANRDKFEVGRMVLTHLGREVLSHKEIDPGDGSLEIAYDGMKIGL; the protein is encoded by the coding sequence ATGAATGCGATTCCGGCTCGCGACACCTCCGTCAACGTTACGATACTCGGCTCCGGGGACGCATTCGCCAGCGGAGGGCGCGCTCAGTCGGCATATATAATAGATGCAGGCGGCGTTCGCATCCTGCTCGAGGCCGGTCCCGATGTCCTGCGTCTGCTCAAAGCAGCGAATATTCCTCCCGACAGTATCGATCTCCTGATCATCAGTCATCTGCACGGCGATCATATCGCCGGGCTGCCGTTCCTGATGCTCGAATACATGTGGGAAAGTCCCCCCAAGCGTCCGCTGACGGTTATCGGTCCGCGCCACCTCGAGGAGCGCGTCAACGGCCTCGTCCGACTTCTGTATCCCAACGCCGATCTGTCGAAGCCCGGCAAGAAGGCGACCGGGAGCGAGCTCGCGAAGAAGCTGAAGTTTTTCGTGCTCGAGCCGGGCAAGAGAGTGCGCGCGAGGAACGTCACGATCGGCGCGATTCGGAGTCCCCATACCAAGCCGGATATTTCGCTCTCGCTGCGGATCGGGATCAACGGCAAGACGATCGTCTTCTCGGGCGACAGTGGATGGAACGACGCGCTGCCGGAATTCGTGCGCGGCGCGGATCTGTTTCTGTGCGAGTGCACCTACTTCGAAAGCAAGCATCTCACCTTTCATCTCAACTACCCTGAACTTGCGGCCAATCGTGATAAGTTCGAGGTCGGCCGCATGGTGCTGACGCATCTCGGGCGCGAAGTTCTGAGTCATAAGGAAATCGATCCGGGCGACGGAAGCCTCGAGATCGCTTATGACGGGATGAAGATCGGGCTCTAG
- a CDS encoding enoyl-ACP reductase, producing the protein MAILQGKRGLIVGVANDKSLAWSIAQALHSEGAEIALTYQGEVLEKRVRPLAAQIEADVIGELDVTDDAGIEKVFKALGEKWGGLDLLVHAVAFAEREDLRDRFLNVSRQNFARSMEISAYSLVALARAAEPLMEARGGGSIVTLSYLGAVRAIPNYNVMGVAKAALEACVRYLSTDLGGKNIRVNALSAGPARTLSSSAISGFHTMAHDVEERSPLRRAMRPAEVGSMAAALLSELSSGVTGQTIYVDVGYNIVGF; encoded by the coding sequence ATGGCAATTCTTCAAGGCAAGCGCGGGCTAATCGTGGGCGTCGCCAATGATAAGAGCCTCGCCTGGTCGATCGCGCAGGCGCTCCACAGCGAAGGCGCCGAGATCGCGCTGACATACCAGGGCGAGGTGCTCGAAAAGCGCGTGCGGCCACTCGCCGCGCAGATCGAAGCCGATGTGATCGGCGAGCTCGACGTGACCGACGACGCCGGTATCGAGAAGGTGTTCAAGGCGCTGGGCGAGAAATGGGGTGGGCTCGATCTGCTCGTGCATGCGGTCGCATTTGCCGAGCGCGAGGATCTGCGCGATCGGTTTCTCAACGTGAGCCGGCAGAATTTCGCGCGCTCGATGGAGATCAGCGCGTACTCGCTGGTCGCGCTCGCGCGAGCTGCGGAGCCGCTGATGGAAGCGCGCGGGGGAGGCTCGATCGTCACGCTCAGCTACCTCGGCGCGGTGCGCGCGATTCCGAACTACAATGTGATGGGGGTCGCCAAGGCGGCTCTGGAGGCCTGCGTGCGGTACCTCTCGACGGATCTTGGTGGCAAGAATATCCGCGTCAACGCGCTTAGCGCGGGACCGGCGCGCACGCTCTCGTCGTCGGCTATCAGCGGCTTTCATACGATGGCGCATGATGTCGAAGAGCGCTCGCCGCTCAGGCGCGCGATGCGCCCGGCGGAAGTCGGCTCGATGGCGGCGGCGCTTTTGAGCGAACTTTCGAGCGGCGTCACGGGCCAGACGATCTACGTCGACGTGGGATACAATATCGTCGGCTTCTAA
- the gloB gene encoding hydroxyacylglutathione hydrolase, with translation MAIFIVPQLSDNFAYLIVDDASKECGVVDCAEADKVIAAAKQHGVKLVAVLTTHWHGDHSGGNADIAAKIPGIAIYGAKAENGRIPALTNPVGDGDTVKIGALEGRVIGIPAHTNGHVAYFFPKLNAVFTGDTMFVAGCGRVFEGKADTMVSSLAKLAALPDATQVYCGHEYTEKNLRFALTLEPGNAALKAKHDWAVKARAEGKWTVPSTIADEKKTNPFLRTDSAELRASIKNADPSIGSDPIAIFAKAREMKDHY, from the coding sequence ATGGCAATATTCATTGTTCCTCAACTCTCGGATAATTTCGCGTACCTGATTGTTGACGACGCGAGCAAGGAATGCGGCGTTGTCGATTGTGCCGAAGCGGACAAGGTAATCGCGGCGGCGAAACAGCATGGCGTGAAACTCGTCGCGGTGCTGACGACGCATTGGCACGGCGATCATTCGGGCGGCAACGCGGACATCGCGGCGAAGATCCCGGGCATCGCGATTTATGGCGCCAAGGCCGAGAACGGCCGTATCCCGGCGCTGACGAATCCTGTCGGCGATGGCGACACGGTGAAGATCGGCGCGCTCGAAGGCCGCGTAATCGGAATCCCCGCGCACACCAACGGCCACGTCGCGTACTTTTTTCCGAAGCTCAACGCGGTGTTCACGGGCGATACGATGTTCGTCGCAGGATGCGGCCGCGTGTTCGAGGGCAAAGCCGACACGATGGTATCGTCGCTCGCCAAGCTCGCGGCGCTGCCGGACGCGACGCAAGTTTACTGCGGTCACGAATACACGGAAAAAAATCTCCGCTTCGCGCTCACGCTCGAGCCGGGCAACGCCGCGCTCAAGGCCAAGCACGACTGGGCGGTGAAGGCGCGGGCCGAAGGCAAGTGGACGGTGCCCTCGACGATCGCCGACGAGAAAAAAACCAATCCGTTTCTACGCACCGACAGCGCCGAGCTCCGCGCCAGCATCAAGAACGCGGATCCATCGATCGGCAGCGATCCAATCGCGATCTTCGCCAAAGCCCGCGAGATGAAGGATCACTACTAG